The following proteins are co-located in the Microbacterium sp. Clip185 genome:
- a CDS encoding branched-chain amino acid ABC transporter permease — protein MEFLNLLTQMAASAISPATAAFAIAAIGLNIHFGYTGLLNMGQAGFMLLGAYGFAVSIGAGLGFWPSLLIAIIAVVIFSLILGIPTLKLRGDYLAIVTISAAEIVRMVGRSSIMGPITGGSNGLPGATYRDPFNELSFLPDGSTTILWFTYENNGVSGWWIRIVAWALVAVFLVLVWLLMRSPWGRVLKGIREDEDAVRSLGKSAYSYKMQALVLGGVLGAFAGIIYVLPSSVQPDALGRSTTFFIWTALLLGGAATIFGPVLGSILFFAVRIFIQGITDIVVPDSIMSTQQTDQFSWIVIGIALMLLVIFRPQGILGSKKELSFNV, from the coding sequence ATGGAATTCCTGAACCTCCTCACCCAGATGGCGGCCAGCGCCATCTCACCCGCCACGGCGGCCTTCGCCATCGCGGCGATCGGCCTGAACATCCACTTCGGCTACACGGGTCTGCTCAACATGGGCCAGGCGGGCTTCATGCTGCTGGGCGCCTACGGCTTCGCCGTGTCGATCGGCGCGGGCCTCGGATTCTGGCCGTCACTGCTGATCGCGATCATCGCGGTCGTCATCTTCAGCCTCATCCTGGGCATCCCCACGCTGAAGCTGCGCGGCGACTACCTCGCGATCGTCACGATCTCGGCCGCCGAGATCGTGCGCATGGTCGGGCGCTCCTCGATCATGGGTCCCATCACCGGCGGCTCGAACGGCCTCCCCGGTGCGACCTACCGTGACCCGTTCAACGAGCTCTCGTTCCTGCCGGACGGCTCCACGACCATCCTCTGGTTCACGTACGAGAACAACGGCGTGAGCGGATGGTGGATCCGCATCGTCGCCTGGGCGCTCGTCGCGGTCTTCCTCGTGCTGGTGTGGCTGCTCATGCGCAGCCCGTGGGGTCGTGTGCTCAAGGGCATCCGCGAGGACGAGGATGCGGTGCGCAGCCTCGGCAAGAGCGCCTACTCCTACAAGATGCAGGCACTGGTGCTCGGCGGTGTGCTCGGCGCGTTCGCCGGCATCATCTACGTGCTCCCGTCCTCCGTCCAGCCGGACGCACTCGGACGCTCGACGACGTTCTTCATCTGGACCGCGCTTCTGCTGGGCGGCGCCGCGACCATCTTCGGACCCGTGCTGGGCTCGATCCTGTTCTTCGCGGTGCGCATCTTCATCCAGGGCATCACCGACATCGTCGTGCCCGACTCGATCATGTCCACCCAGCAGACCGATCAGTTCTCGTGGATCGTGATCGGCATCGCGCTGATGCTCCTGGTGATCTTCCGACCACAGGGCATCCTCGGCAGCAAGAAGGAGCTGAGCTTCAATGTCTGA
- a CDS encoding branched-chain amino acid ABC transporter permease → MVSTTATERRSLPGILLLFAALIVALLTFIPTAAHAETTDDSAKQTEVCAPSATVGCLSGTLRDAGAGVVVTATGPGGTVSTETDDDGRWSLSVKQPGEYSVTVDADTLPDGVTLRSDEPQVRTVTLGANTAALFSLESAGGSGDGGTTNGGTTADSGFNWDRLAQQAASGLRLGLLLALAAVGLSLIYGTTGISNFAHGELVTLGGLLAFVFANLLGLNIWLAGIIVIVLCAAFGYTQDLAIWKPLRKKRLSLTQLMIVTIGMSLALQYVFQFFIGASTVRIVMANPKPVQIGPVSLSQDSLIAMGIAVVVLVAVGLFLVKTRVGRATRAVSDNPALAAASGINVDGVIRLIWTASAALAGLAGILLGLVLNGINWMTGMQLLLLLFSAVTLGGLGTAFGALFGALIIGMTVELTNIWLPGDFKYATALLLLILLLLVRPQGLFGRKERVG, encoded by the coding sequence GTGGTTTCCACCACTGCGACCGAGAGACGATCCCTACCCGGGATTCTTCTCCTCTTCGCCGCGCTCATCGTCGCGCTGCTGACCTTTATCCCTACCGCGGCTCACGCCGAGACGACCGATGACAGCGCCAAGCAGACCGAGGTCTGCGCCCCCAGCGCCACCGTCGGCTGCCTCTCCGGAACGCTGCGCGACGCCGGAGCGGGAGTCGTGGTCACCGCCACCGGTCCCGGCGGCACCGTCTCCACCGAGACCGACGACGACGGCCGCTGGTCGCTGAGCGTCAAGCAGCCCGGGGAGTACTCGGTCACTGTCGACGCGGACACGCTGCCCGACGGCGTCACCCTGAGAAGCGACGAACCGCAGGTTCGGACCGTGACGCTCGGCGCCAACACCGCCGCACTGTTCTCGCTCGAATCGGCCGGCGGCAGCGGTGACGGCGGTACCACGAACGGCGGCACGACGGCCGACTCCGGATTCAACTGGGACCGCCTCGCCCAGCAGGCGGCGTCCGGACTCCGGCTCGGACTGCTGCTCGCACTCGCGGCCGTGGGACTCTCGCTGATCTACGGCACGACCGGCATCTCGAACTTCGCCCACGGCGAGCTCGTGACCCTCGGCGGTCTCCTCGCCTTCGTCTTCGCGAACCTGCTGGGGCTGAACATCTGGCTCGCCGGCATCATCGTCATCGTGCTCTGCGCCGCCTTCGGCTACACGCAGGATCTGGCGATCTGGAAACCGCTGCGCAAGAAGAGGCTCTCGCTCACGCAGCTCATGATCGTCACGATCGGCATGTCGCTGGCACTGCAGTACGTGTTCCAGTTCTTCATCGGCGCATCGACCGTGCGTATCGTCATGGCCAACCCGAAGCCCGTGCAGATCGGCCCCGTCTCGCTCAGCCAGGACTCGCTGATCGCCATGGGCATCGCGGTCGTGGTCCTCGTCGCCGTGGGCCTGTTCCTGGTCAAGACCCGCGTCGGACGCGCCACCCGCGCAGTCAGCGACAACCCGGCTCTGGCCGCCGCATCCGGCATCAACGTCGACGGGGTGATCCGCCTGATCTGGACCGCATCGGCGGCGCTGGCCGGACTCGCCGGCATCCTGCTCGGTCTCGTGCTCAACGGCATCAACTGGATGACGGGCATGCAGCTGCTGCTGCTGCTCTTCTCCGCGGTGACCCTGGGCGGTCTCGGCACCGCCTTCGGCGCCCTGTTCGGCGCCCTCATCATCGGGATGACGGTCGAGCTGACGAATATCTGGCTGCCGGGCGACTTCAAGTACGCGACAGCCCTGCTGCTGCTGATCCTGCTGCTGCTGGTGCGACCTCAGGGTCTGTTCGGTCGTAAGGAACGGGTGGGCTGA
- the guaB gene encoding IMP dehydrogenase encodes MENNDPFGFVGLTYDDILLLPGHTDVIPSEADTSSRVTRRITVATPLISAAMDTVTEARMAIAIAREGGLGILHRNASIADQAAMVDRVKRSESGMISDPVTTTPDATVEEVDALCAQYRISGLPVVDEEGHLVGIITNRDMRFVSGFERRTTYVRDVMTSENLITAPVGVSAGDVIAAFAKHRVEKLPLIDEEGKLAGLITIKDFDKSEKYPLATKDDQGRLRVGAAIGFFGDAWERAEALRDAGVDVLVVDTANGQSAGVIDMVRRIKADPSFADIDVIGGNVATREGAQALIDAGVDAVKVGVGPGSICTTRIVAGVGVPQVTAIWEAFQAAREAGVPVIADGGLQYSGDIAKALVAGADTVMLGSLLAGTDESPGEIVFQGGKQFKLYRGMGSLGALQTRGKKTSYSKDRYFQADVPNDDKLIPEGIEGQVAYRGPLSAVAYQLVGGLRQSMFYVGARTVEELKAKGRFVRITPAGLKESHPHDVQIVVEAPNYKR; translated from the coding sequence ATGGAAAACAACGACCCGTTCGGCTTCGTCGGACTGACCTACGACGACATCCTGCTGCTTCCCGGGCACACCGATGTCATCCCGAGCGAGGCCGACACCTCCTCGCGCGTGACCCGCCGCATCACGGTGGCGACGCCCCTGATCTCGGCGGCGATGGACACGGTCACCGAGGCGCGCATGGCGATCGCGATCGCCCGCGAGGGAGGTCTCGGCATCCTGCACCGCAACGCCTCCATCGCCGATCAGGCCGCGATGGTCGACCGTGTCAAGCGCAGCGAGTCCGGCATGATCTCCGACCCCGTCACCACCACCCCCGACGCCACGGTCGAAGAGGTTGACGCGCTGTGCGCCCAGTATCGCATCTCGGGGCTCCCCGTCGTCGACGAGGAGGGGCACCTGGTCGGCATCATCACGAACCGCGACATGCGCTTCGTCTCCGGCTTCGAACGCCGCACGACCTACGTCCGCGACGTCATGACGAGCGAGAACCTCATCACCGCTCCGGTCGGCGTCAGCGCAGGTGACGTGATCGCGGCGTTCGCGAAGCACCGTGTCGAGAAGCTGCCCCTCATCGATGAGGAGGGCAAGCTCGCCGGTCTCATCACCATCAAGGACTTCGACAAGAGCGAGAAGTACCCGCTCGCCACGAAGGACGACCAGGGGCGTCTGCGCGTCGGTGCTGCCATCGGCTTCTTCGGCGACGCATGGGAGCGCGCGGAGGCGCTGCGCGACGCCGGCGTCGATGTGCTGGTCGTCGACACCGCCAACGGGCAGTCGGCGGGTGTCATCGACATGGTGCGTCGTATCAAGGCGGACCCGTCGTTCGCCGACATCGACGTGATCGGCGGCAACGTCGCGACCCGCGAGGGTGCCCAGGCGCTCATCGACGCCGGCGTGGATGCCGTCAAGGTCGGCGTCGGACCGGGCTCGATCTGCACGACCCGCATCGTCGCGGGCGTCGGCGTCCCCCAAGTGACAGCCATCTGGGAAGCCTTCCAGGCCGCACGCGAGGCCGGCGTGCCGGTCATCGCCGACGGCGGCCTGCAGTACTCGGGCGACATCGCCAAGGCGCTCGTCGCCGGTGCCGACACCGTGATGCTCGGTTCGCTCCTCGCCGGCACCGACGAGTCCCCGGGCGAGATCGTCTTCCAGGGCGGCAAGCAGTTCAAGCTGTACCGCGGCATGGGTTCGCTCGGCGCGCTGCAGACGCGCGGCAAGAAGACCTCCTACTCCAAGGACCGCTACTTCCAAGCCGACGTTCCCAACGACGACAAGCTGATCCCCGAGGGGATCGAGGGTCAGGTTGCCTACCGCGGGCCGCTGTCCGCTGTGGCCTACCAGCTCGTGGGAGGCCTTCGCCAGTCGATGTTCTACGTCGGTGCGCGCACCGTCGAGGAGCTCAAGGCCAAGGGACGCTTCGTGCGGATCACCCCGGCAGGGCTCAAGGAGTCGCACCCGCACGACGTGCAGATCGTGGTCGAGGCGCCCAACTACAAGCGCTGA